The Pseudomonas triclosanedens genome has a window encoding:
- a CDS encoding sensor histidine kinase, with amino-acid sequence MDGLKRRLSESVQLRLSAALSVTILIVALLAGIFAFVSAYDEALEMQDNTLKQVAALFERQQMTLHYPGATQSIAGDNEETRVVVQYLADGAKAPGSGDNSLPLPLPTDLPDGLSTTSVAGEEFRVLVRTTASGERIAIAQETESRERDARESAWRGVLPLVILIPVLLLVVADLVRKLFRPIATLSEEIDRRDDQDMAPIDERHLPTEVRSFALAINRLLGRVSRTIESQRRFVADAAHELRSPLAALSLQAERLAATDMSGQARERLVTLRQGIDRGRNLIDQLLMLASAQSAPQRAQTSVSVHGIYRAVLEDLLPVAERKHIDIGVDGDDCQIVTNPLDLQALVKNLVDNAVRYTPAGGKVDLLVLRQGDHVALQVRDTGPGIPDAERERVFDAFYRVPGSQEIGSGLGLSIVKAIATRIGLTVRLDFTDPAARTGLCVTLELPPQHSPA; translated from the coding sequence ATGGATGGTCTCAAAAGGCGACTGAGCGAGTCGGTACAGCTCCGTCTTTCCGCCGCCCTCTCGGTGACCATCCTGATCGTCGCACTGTTGGCGGGCATCTTCGCCTTCGTCTCGGCTTACGACGAAGCACTGGAAATGCAGGACAACACCCTCAAGCAGGTCGCCGCGCTGTTCGAGCGCCAGCAGATGACCCTGCACTACCCGGGCGCCACGCAATCCATCGCCGGCGACAACGAAGAAACCCGCGTGGTCGTCCAGTACCTCGCCGATGGTGCCAAGGCACCGGGTAGCGGCGACAACAGCCTGCCGCTACCACTGCCGACCGACCTCCCGGACGGTCTTTCCACCACCAGCGTGGCGGGCGAGGAGTTCCGCGTGCTGGTCAGGACCACGGCCAGCGGCGAACGCATCGCCATCGCCCAGGAAACCGAGAGCCGCGAGCGCGATGCACGGGAAAGCGCCTGGCGTGGCGTGCTGCCGCTGGTGATCCTGATCCCCGTCCTGCTGCTGGTAGTCGCCGACCTCGTGCGCAAGCTGTTCCGCCCCATCGCCACGCTCTCCGAGGAAATCGACCGGCGCGACGACCAGGACATGGCGCCAATCGACGAGCGCCACCTCCCCACCGAAGTGCGCTCGTTCGCCCTGGCGATCAACCGCCTGCTCGGGCGTGTGTCCAGGACCATCGAATCGCAACGTCGCTTCGTCGCCGACGCCGCCCACGAACTGCGCTCGCCGCTCGCCGCGCTGTCGCTCCAGGCCGAGCGCCTGGCAGCGACCGACATGTCCGGGCAAGCCAGAGAGCGGCTGGTGACGCTGCGCCAGGGCATAGATCGTGGCCGCAACCTGATCGACCAGTTGCTGATGCTCGCCAGCGCGCAGTCCGCCCCACAGAGGGCGCAGACCTCAGTGTCGGTCCACGGGATCTACCGCGCGGTGCTGGAAGACCTGCTCCCCGTCGCCGAGAGAAAGCACATCGATATCGGCGTGGATGGCGACGACTGCCAGATCGTCACCAACCCCCTCGACCTGCAGGCGCTGGTTAAAAACCTCGTCGACAATGCGGTGCGCTACACCCCCGCAGGCGGCAAGGTCGACCTGCTGGTACTGCGCCAGGGCGACCACGTGGCGCTGCAAGTGCGCGATACCGGCCCCGGCATCCCCGACGCCGAACGCGAACGCGTGTTCGATGCCTTCTACCGGGTGCCCGGCAGCCAGGAAATCGGCTCGGGGCTGGGGCTGTCGATCGTCAAGGCCATCGCCACCCGCATCGGCCTGACGGTACGCCTGGACTTCACCGATCCTGCGGCTCGCACCGGGCTGTGCGTCACCCTGGAACTGCCGCCGCAACACTCCCCCGCGTGA
- a CDS encoding OprD family porin has translation MGVASPVALAEEKPEGFLDGASLEILNRNLYFNRDSRHGQSAPPRGNGYSEVWAHGIIGKFESGFTQGTVGVGVDAFAMLGFQLDTGDGRNGAGSSVDVLPTDNDGRTESDYAKAGGAAKVRLWDTVLKVGDVFPETPVVHYGDSRLLPESFRGFTLENTSLQGLTLQGGRLHSMSQPQSRQMDDGFETFYAGPLDSPWIAYGGGDYSINDNASVSLYSSRLKDAWNQYYFGTALNFPLSESVELFGGFNYYKSMDEGRELLGEFNTNIWSASAGVHFGAHRIAVSHQRNNGNNDFDYLRQADSIYLDNSIQYSDFNSPKERSWMVRYDLDMATYGVPGLSFMTRYARGTDADYSNANDVYMRRDGNGAPLTDQKRWERDIEAKYVFQEGRLKDLSLRVRQATTRATAFESDLDEVRLIVEYPLYVL, from the coding sequence ATGGGTGTCGCCTCGCCGGTAGCGCTGGCCGAGGAAAAGCCCGAAGGCTTCCTCGACGGCGCCAGTCTGGAAATCCTCAACCGCAACCTTTACTTCAACCGCGATAGCCGCCACGGCCAGTCGGCACCGCCACGCGGCAACGGCTACTCGGAGGTCTGGGCGCACGGAATCATCGGCAAGTTCGAATCCGGCTTCACCCAGGGTACGGTTGGCGTCGGAGTCGACGCCTTTGCCATGCTCGGATTCCAGCTCGATACCGGCGATGGCCGCAACGGCGCCGGCAGTTCGGTGGACGTACTGCCGACCGACAACGATGGCCGCACCGAGAGCGACTACGCCAAGGCCGGCGGCGCCGCCAAGGTGCGCCTGTGGGATACCGTGCTGAAGGTAGGCGACGTATTTCCCGAAACGCCCGTGGTGCACTACGGCGACTCGCGCCTGCTGCCCGAATCGTTCCGCGGCTTCACCCTGGAAAACACCAGCCTGCAGGGCCTGACACTGCAAGGCGGCCGGCTGCACTCGATGAGTCAGCCGCAGTCGCGGCAGATGGATGATGGCTTCGAAACCTTCTACGCCGGTCCGCTCGACTCGCCGTGGATCGCCTACGGCGGCGGCGACTACAGTATCAACGACAACGCCAGTGTCAGCCTCTACAGCAGCCGCCTGAAGGACGCCTGGAACCAGTACTACTTCGGCACCGCACTGAACTTCCCGCTGAGCGAGTCGGTGGAGCTGTTCGGCGGCTTCAACTACTACAAGTCGATGGACGAAGGCCGCGAGCTGCTCGGCGAGTTCAACACCAACATCTGGAGCGCCAGCGCCGGCGTGCACTTCGGCGCGCACCGCATCGCCGTGAGCCACCAGCGCAACAACGGCAACAACGACTTCGACTACCTGCGCCAGGCCGACTCCATCTACCTCGACAACTCCATCCAGTACAGCGACTTCAACTCACCGAAGGAACGCTCCTGGATGGTCCGCTACGACCTCGACATGGCCACCTATGGCGTTCCCGGCCTCAGTTTCATGACCCGCTACGCCCGCGGCACCGATGCCGACTACTCCAACGCCAACGACGTCTATATGCGCCGCGACGGCAACGGCGCCCCACTCACCGACCAGAAGCGCTGGGAGCGCGATATCGAGGCCAAGTACGTATTCCAGGAAGGCCGCCTGAAAGACCTCTCCCTGCGCGTACGCCAGGCCACCACCCGCGCCACCGCCTTCGAGTCCGACCTGGACGAAGTGCGGCTGATCGTCGAATACCCGCTGTACGTGCTGTGA